One part of the Lotus japonicus ecotype B-129 chromosome 2, LjGifu_v1.2 genome encodes these proteins:
- the LOC130736077 gene encoding uncharacterized protein LOC130736077: MSQESSKKLTPEMNAYGVKVMGMKSKTPKSSRVSKSSPRTSEVEIAQSVPHPSSDKRKKKEQKARSKSDESKAKKNLVTRSSETTQDVIPEAEINPSTDDDSTDPHITEVLETPLKEALHADVDPIVPPPSNNQSSHGVDTDYNKGSDHLEEEVMVPNPTPSVDEDMHVENVQDVNEDPKSDEVLINTLGASASTALKRRKMTVVRKYSTRSSSKKLGLGLSEDKKRKKVIILDDDTPVVKNVKRKVHDDNDTPVVDGTPTVELDKSDTGSTALKRKVGKRIPENVPAAPLDNISFHSEESVGKWKYVYQRRIAQERELTGEILHCQEIMELIEAAGLLKNVTEIGSCYDKLVREFIVNVTTNCTVSGHPDFRKVFVRGRCVNFSPEIINQYLGRRTIATGNEELSLSAITTELTAGQVMVWPVKGLLSSTHLSVKYAILNRIGVANWAPTTHSSDVSSGLAKLIYLIGTKAQFDFGEYVFAQTMKHAETYAVKLPIGFPGLLCGIILSQHPQILFADEVPSKKASLLTIDYRLLAGAHVSDVAGLAKMTQGEGTSSQKTPDTPLDELIAVSKMLQDTITSCTLRKKNVDTLIMQLTKGKQTLEDNAAATAQDATGSSDDDTTASD, encoded by the coding sequence ATGAGTCAAGAATCTAGCAAGAAACTCACTCCTGAGATGAATGCTTATGGGGTAAAGGTAATGGGTATGAAATCCAAAACCCCAAAATCTTCAAGGGTTTCAAAATCCTCTCCTCGTACCTCTGAAGTTGAAATTGCTCAAAGTGTTCCTCATCCCTCGTCTGATAAGCGCAAGAAGAAGGAGCAAAAGGCACGATCCAAGTCAGATGAATCCAAAGCAAAGAAGAATCTGGTAACGAGAAGCTCTGAGACTACCCAGGACGTGATTCCCGAGGCTGAAATCAACCCAAGTACAGATGATGATTCTACTGATCCTCATATCACTGAAGTGTTGGAAACTCCTCTCAAGGAAGCTTTACATGCAGATGTAGATCCAATTGTTCCACCACCAAGCAACAATCAGTCCAGCCACGGTGTTGATACTGATTACAACaagggttctgatcaccttgagGAAGAGGTAATGGTTCCCAACCCTACTCCCTCTGTTGATGAAGATATGCATGTCGAGAATGTTCAGGATGTCAATGAAGACCCAAAATCTGATGAGGTATTGATCAACACCCTTGGTGCTTCTGCTTCTACTGCTCTAAAGAGGCGAAAGATGACTGTTGTTCGTAAGTACTCTACTCGTTCCTCTAGCAAGAAGTTAGGTTTGGGATTGAGTGAGGACAAGAAGCGCAAGAAGGTCATTATTCTTGATGATGATACTCCTGTTGTAAAGAATGTCAAGAGAAAGGTTCACGATGATAATGATACTCCTGTTGTTGATGGGACTCCAACTGTGGAGTTGGATAAGTCAGACACTGGTTCTACTGCTCTAAAACGCAAGGTTGGGAAGCGAATTCCAGAAAATGTGCCTGCTGCTCCTTTGGATAACATTTCCTTTCACTCTGAAGAAAGTGTTGGTAAGTGGAAGTATGTTTATCAGCGCAGGATTGCTCAAGAGAGGGAATTAACTGGTGAGATTCTGCATTGTCAAGAAATTATGGAACTTATTGAGGCTGCTGGGTTGTTGAAAAATGTTACTGAGATAGGCAGCTGCTATGACAAGTTGGTGAGAGAATTCATTGTGAATGTGACTACAAATTGCACTGTGTCTGGGCATCCTGATTTCAGGAAAGTTTTTGTGCGTGGTAGGTGTGTAAATTTTTCACCTGAGATTATTAATCAGTATTTGGGAAGGAGAACTATTGCCACAGGAAATGAAGAGCTGTCTTTGAGTGCTATCACTACTGAACTCACAGCTGGTCAAGTTATGGTGTGGCCTGTCAAAGGTTTGCTGTCCTCTACTCatttgagtgtgaagtatgctatcttGAATCGCATTGGTGTTGCAAATTGGGCTCCTACCACACACAGCTCAGATGTTTCTTCAGGTTTggcaaaattaatttatctgaTTGGTACTAAGGCTCAGTTTGATTTTGGCGAATATGTCTTTGCTCAAACTATGAAGCATGCTGAAACCTATGCTGTCAAGCTCCCTATTGGTTTTCCTGGTTTACTTTGTGGGATTATTTTGAGTCAACATCCTCAAATTCTCTTTGCTGATGAGGTTCCTAGCAAGAAAGCTAGTCTTCTCACTATTGATTACAGGCTGCTAGCTGGTGCCCATGTTTCTGATGTTGCTGGTTTGGCTAAGATGACTCAGGGGGAGGGTACTTCCTCGCAGAAGACTCCTGATACTCCTCTTGATGAGCTTATCGCAGTGTCTAAGATGCTTCAGGACACAATTACTAGCTGTactttgaggaagaagaatgtggaCACTCTCATTATGCAGCTGACTAAAGGCAAACAGACTCTTGAAGACAATGCAGCTGCTACTGCTCAGGATGCTACTGGTTCTTCTGATGATGACACTACTGCTAGTGATTAG